AGACATGGTGGGATGAAGAGTGTTCAGGTAGGAGAAGACATGGTGGGATGAGGAGGGTTCACGTAGGAGAAGACATGGTGGGATGAAGAGGGTTCAGGTAGTAAGAAGACATGGTGGGAGGAGGAGGGTTCAGGTAGGAGAAGACATGGTGGGATGAGGAGGGTTCAGGTAGGAAGAAGACATGGGGGGATGAGGAGGGTTCAGGTAGGAGAAGACATGGGGGGATGAGGAGGGTTCAGGTAGGAGAAGACATGGGGGGATGAGGAGGGTTCAGGTAGAAGAAGACATGGGGGGATGAGGAGGGTTCAGGTAGGAAGAAGACATGGGGGGATGAGGAGGGTTCAGGTAGGAGAAGACATGGTGGAATGAGGAGGGTTCAGGTAGGAGAAGACATGGGGGGAAGAGGAGGGTTCAGGTAGAAGAAGACATGGGGGGATGAGGAGGGTTCAGGTAGGAAGAAGACATGGGGGGATGAGGAGGGTTCAGGTAGGAGAAGACATGGTGGAATGAGGAGGGTTCAGGTAGGAGAAGACATGGGGGGAAGAGGAGGGTTCAGGTAGAAGAAGACATGGGGGGATGAGGAGGGTTCAGGTAGGAAGAAGACATGGGGGGATGAGGAGGGTTCAGGTAGGAGAAGACATGGTGGAATGAGGAGAGTTCAGGTAGGAGAAGACATGGGGGGATGAGGAGGGTTCAGGTAGGAGAAGACATGGGGGGATGAGGAGGGTTCAGGTAGGAAGAAGACACGGATGACAAGGTTCGGGCATGTCCCCCAATGACTGGAAAGGAGAAGGCATAGGACAGGTGCACAGAAGGACATTCCATTTAGAACTGCAGAGAAaacacaacattaaaaaaaaattttttacagaAGCCAAATACCCTGAGTCTTCTCTTCTGGTGCGTTGATGGAAGAGGTTCTTCTAGCGCTTTCTGTTCCTTCACTGCATCCACTCCGACTGGCACGTTGGTGTAAGAGCCTCGCGTGTAGGGGTTAGTGTGCCACGTGGAGCGCAGGACCCCCCTCAGCTCCGATACCGGCCAGCCTGTAAACTGCTTCAGCAGTCTGTACCCCGGGGATGGGGCGGCCAAGGGGAAGCAGGGAGGGGAGAGCGGGGGGAGCGGGAATGGAACAAAGAGATGAGAATTCAAAGCGAGTGCAGAATGTCATTTGTATGAACATAAAGAGCATCAATGATTTACCAACCATAAAAATGGAAAATTACAGTCCGTGTATTATCTGAGGCGTCATTCCCGGGCCCCCCAAGAGTGtctgtagccttgttatgggctaagggggcccagcctgaaggccagttagggggggatttggggtgagtgcttatttgtgccctgggtacccctggaactatagcggggtgactgttaccccaatgtttctatatatctgtaaccttgttatgggctaagggggcccagcctgaaggccagttagggggggatttggggtgagtgcttatttgtgccctgggtacccctggaactatagtggggtgactgttaccccaatgtttctatatatctgtaaccttgttatgggctaagggggcccagcctgaaggccagttagggggggatttggggtgagtgcttatttgtgccctgggtacccctggaactatagcggggtgactgttaccccaatgtttctatatatctgtaaccttgttatgggctaagggggcccagcctgaaggccagttaggggggatttggggtgagtgcttatttgtgccctgggtacccctggaactatagtggggtgactgttaccccaatgtttctatatatctgtaaccttgttatgggctaagggggcccagcctgaaggccagttagggggggatttggggtgagtgcttatttgtgccctgggtacccctggaactatagcaggatgtTCTAGGGTCTTTCTGGTGCGTTTataccaataaaagtcaatattgCCTGTACTTGGctgttgtgtatttttttaattataacaaTTAATACAGAATATCATTAAATAACCTGGAAGTCTGGAGTTAAGAATACAATAATAATAGAGTGACACAGATAAGCATCTGGAGAGCACATTGAAAACACCAATGTAGAACTCCAAGGGCAGCAGAGAGGGAAAGATAATAGAACCTGCGCATGAAATAAAGGGAAAGCTACGGGAAATATAATCAGACAGTTTAATACAAGATCAGAGCAGATAAAATACAAGAGCTGTAAATGAGAACAAAAAGAATATGGGAGGATTAAAGGATTATAGACGGTGAGTAGGAATATTAGGTATGATTCTACTCGCAGTGTGAGGGGGCGGCTCTGTATCCAACGTGTAGCAGACAGATAGGGGGCAAAAGATTAGAAATGGCAGTTAGTAGAAGGGGTGGATAAGCACTTACAGAGTGAGATCAGGGGGAGACGTATAACACAACATCTATACGGCAGGAGGGCTGGCACAGGTAGGTACAGCTACTGGTACAGAGAAACCCTGGGGGTAATGTCTCCCTCTATTGGCCAGATTATGTAATAGCAGCAATAACGGAGCAAATCAAAATGTGTTGGCCGagttgtgcaaagtgcaaaacaactGGAGGAGACTTCTGTAAGAAAAATGGTGGGGTTCAGACAGCTGCCAGAGGGGTGGTACTAACAGGTGAGGGATTTGGGTGGTCAGAGGCTGGGTGTGGCCTGAGAGGCCTATGGGACCCGAATGAACCCTGTATGTACCGAGTGAAACTTGATCCCATCTGAACCCAGtacttactagggatgcaccaaatacactatCTTAGGATCTGGcggaaccccgaatcctttgtgaaagtttttggccaaatccaaatcctgctgaaaaaggcaaaatcttggccgaatcctggattcggtgcatcccttgtACTTACCCAGAGCTCTGATTCATGGTACTCTCtctcccatggtcaggcaggatgGTGGGGTTTGGCCCAGAATGAGAAGTTATATAGATCTCTACAGGCCAAGAAGTCCCAATATGATTGGGAAAACAGTCCTTTTGGTTAGAACCaagttctgcccccccccacctgtcctGCCCCTCTCACCTGACACAGATGTCTCCCACCTCCTTCTCAGGCAGGGTCTCCATATGCTCAGCAGCAAGCCCAGTGATCCAGCCACAGAGAATGCTACGGTGCAGAGGAACACAGTCAAACCCCCCGATCTTCTTGTACCACTCAGATCTCAGTAAGTCCTCCTGGTTGTGAGCGGTGTAACCCTCTGGGCTCTCTGGTCCCTGTTGCCACACTAGTTGTATACCAGCACAATCGTCGGGCCAAAAGGGCTCAGAAAACTCCAAGAAGATCTTGGCCACTGTGCCAAAGCCTAGCCTTTCAACAGCCTCCATCTTCCCTTGGGGCAGCGGTGGGTCAAAAAGGCTTGAGGCTCGTTCCTTCAAGCAACCAAGAGACACTGTGACAATCACATGATCTGCTGGAAATGCCTCTCCGTCTTCACAAAGGACCACGACGGGAGGTTTGGACTTGGATGTTGGAGGAGAACCTTCCCATTGGACACATTTTACAGGTTTACAACAACGCAAAGAATTTGGAGGAAGCTGATCTAACAATACGTTGAGAAGAGCTTGGTAGCCCCCACTGCCTAAAGAGTTGAAAAAAGGTCCTTCTAGTGCAGTATAGAGGCCCAGCTGACTCAGCGAAAACTCATACATGGAATTGCAAGCCTCATCAACACACTCTATGCGCTTACACCACTCAAAGACGCCCTCGGACGACTCGGACTTGGCAATAGCGGACGCTGCAAACTCTCGGTCCAGATACTTCCCGACTGACCATGATGCACATTCCGGTTTGAAGTCCTGCTGATTAATCTTGGCCATGGTTTGGCCAAAAAAGCAAGTTACCTGGTCTACTTCATTGGCAGGGAGAAGCTTCCCGTCTTCGGAAAAGAAATAATCCTGAGGGGTGACACTTATTGGCTGGCAGGTAACCATGTTAAAGCCGTCGTCTGCTAGCAACCCTTTCTCTTTGGCCATTTGATAAAGCGGATTGTCCGTCTGGCCGTGGATCCACGTGGCTCCAAGTTCTAAGGCAGGGTCACCTGTGGGTTTGTGCGTTAAAACCCGGCCGCCTGGTCGGTCTGAGGCTTCTAAGATAACCAAGTCCCTCACACCATGTTTGGCCAAGGTGGTGGCTGCGCCAAGTCCAGCAAAGCCAGCCCCAACTATTACCACCCTGAGTGGTTGGCTTCCAAGATACACACCATCCATGGATGATAAAAAAGTGTCCAGAGATacctacaaaaatacaaataacagcATGGAACCCTTACTGAAGGCTAATGCAGTTATTCTAGCCCTTCCCTACCCGTCTGCTCTGGCTCCCCGTGCCCCACTCACCAAATTTGTTTACTTAGTTAAACGTTTCTGAGAAGGTTCCCAGGCTTCTGGTAATTGAGATGTCACTTCCAACAGGCAATTATTAGCCTCATATGAACTACATT
The genomic region above belongs to Xenopus tropicalis strain Nigerian chromosome 9, UCB_Xtro_10.0, whole genome shotgun sequence and contains:
- the LOC100145496 gene encoding uncharacterized protein LOC100145496 isoform X1; this encodes MWGSSTPCSIGFLFHQITASSSPCPNAAPYGGASTSKGRSSSWPSRVSLDTFLSSMDGVYLGSQPLRVVIVGAGFAGLGAATTLAKHGVRDLVILEASDRPGGRVLTHKPTGDPALELGATWIHGQTDNPLYQMAKEKGLLADDGFNMVTCQPISVTPQDYFFSEDGKLLPANEVDQVTCFFGQTMAKINQQDFKPECASWSVGKYLDREFAASAIAKSESSEGVFEWCKRIECVDEACNSMYEFSLSQLGLYTALEGPFFNSLGSGGYQALLNVLLDQLPPNSLRCCKPVKCVQWEGSPPTSKSKPPVVVLCEDGEAFPADHVIVTVSLGCLKERASSLFDPPLPQGKMEAVERLGFGTVAKIFLEFSEPFWPDDCAGIQLVWQQGPESPEGYTAHNQEDLLRSEWYKKIGGFDCVPLHRSILCGWITGLAAEHMETLPEKEVGDICVRLLKQFTGWPVSELRGVLRSTWHTNPYTRGSYTNVPVGVDAVKEQKALEEPLPSTHQKRRLRPLQVLFAGEATHTNFYTTTHGAYLTGVREAERILGHYEIRANPRL
- the LOC100145496 gene encoding uncharacterized protein LOC100145496 isoform X2 yields the protein MRSIWRFRFLFHQITASSSPCPNAAPYGGASTSKGRSSSWPSRVSLDTFLSSMDGVYLGSQPLRVVIVGAGFAGLGAATTLAKHGVRDLVILEASDRPGGRVLTHKPTGDPALELGATWIHGQTDNPLYQMAKEKGLLADDGFNMVTCQPISVTPQDYFFSEDGKLLPANEVDQVTCFFGQTMAKINQQDFKPECASWSVGKYLDREFAASAIAKSESSEGVFEWCKRIECVDEACNSMYEFSLSQLGLYTALEGPFFNSLGSGGYQALLNVLLDQLPPNSLRCCKPVKCVQWEGSPPTSKSKPPVVVLCEDGEAFPADHVIVTVSLGCLKERASSLFDPPLPQGKMEAVERLGFGTVAKIFLEFSEPFWPDDCAGIQLVWQQGPESPEGYTAHNQEDLLRSEWYKKIGGFDCVPLHRSILCGWITGLAAEHMETLPEKEVGDICVRLLKQFTGWPVSELRGVLRSTWHTNPYTRGSYTNVPVGVDAVKEQKALEEPLPSTHQKRRLRPLQVLFAGEATHTNFYTTTHGAYLTGVREAERILGHYEIRANPRL
- the LOC100145496 gene encoding uncharacterized protein LOC100145496 isoform X3, translated to MDGVYLGSQPLRVVIVGAGFAGLGAATTLAKHGVRDLVILEASDRPGGRVLTHKPTGDPALELGATWIHGQTDNPLYQMAKEKGLLADDGFNMVTCQPISVTPQDYFFSEDGKLLPANEVDQVTCFFGQTMAKINQQDFKPECASWSVGKYLDREFAASAIAKSESSEGVFEWCKRIECVDEACNSMYEFSLSQLGLYTALEGPFFNSLGSGGYQALLNVLLDQLPPNSLRCCKPVKCVQWEGSPPTSKSKPPVVVLCEDGEAFPADHVIVTVSLGCLKERASSLFDPPLPQGKMEAVERLGFGTVAKIFLEFSEPFWPDDCAGIQLVWQQGPESPEGYTAHNQEDLLRSEWYKKIGGFDCVPLHRSILCGWITGLAAEHMETLPEKEVGDICVRLLKQFTGWPVSELRGVLRSTWHTNPYTRGSYTNVPVGVDAVKEQKALEEPLPSTHQKRRLRPLQVLFAGEATHTNFYTTTHGAYLTGVREAERILGHYEIRANPRL
- the LOC100145496 gene encoding uncharacterized protein LOC100145496 encodes the protein MDGVYLGSQPLRVVIVGAGFAGLGAATTLAKHGVRDLVILEASDRPGGRVLTHKPTGDPALELGATWIHGQTDNPLYQMAKEKGLLADDGFNMVTCQPISVTPQDYFFSEDGKLLPANEVDQVTCFFGQTMAKINQQDFKPECASWSVGKYLDREFAASAIAKSESSEGVFEWCKRIECVDEACNSMYEFSLSQLGLYTALEGPFFNSLGSGGYQALLNVLLDQLPPNSLRCCKPVKCVQWEGSPPTSKSKPPVVVLCEDGEAFPADHVIVTVSLGCLKERASSLFDPPLPQGKMEAVERLGFGTVAKIFLEFSEPFWPDDCAGIQLVWQQGPESPEGYTAHNQEDLLRSEWYKKIGGFDCVPLHRSILCGWITGLAAEHMETLPEKEVGDICVR